One Oryza glaberrima chromosome 11, OglaRS2, whole genome shotgun sequence genomic region harbors:
- the LOC127754030 gene encoding uncharacterized protein LOC127754030, translated as MYCTLHQLPSTACTPYLARKFFGGFSAVRKYVGIEVSTEETRVFLPTCCNNFPFQPASREWSLSMTGWRCALLILPIVKGTTELLLRFTCSPVARPKFSSKVIRLSTSARLGFRKIAASSAYSDVRNFATLFDIGDKIPWSLAIFSIVCNGSIANMKR; from the exons ATGTACTGCACTCTGCACCAACTGCCCAGCACAGCGTGTACTCCTTACTTGGCAAG GAAATTTTTTGGGGGTTTCAGTGCTGTTAGGAAGTATGTTGGTATTGAGGTTAGTACCGAAGAGACAAGGGTCTTCCTTCCCACCTGTTGCAACAATTTCCCTTTCCAACCTGCAAGTCGAGAGTGGAGCTTGTCCATGACTGGTTGGAGATGCGCTCTCTTGATTCTTCCTATTGTCAAAG GCACCACCGAGCTCTTGCTTAGGTTCACCTGTAGCCCTGTGGCACGTCCAAAGTTTTCCAGCAAGGTGATTAGACTGTCCACATCAGCTCGACTTGGGTTCAGAAAGATCGCCGCATCATCCGCATATAGCGATGTTCGGAACTTTGCCACCCTGTTTGATATTGGCGACAAGATCCCTTGGTCTTTGGCCATATTCAGTATCGTTTGCAATGGGTCGATTGCTAATATGAAGAGGTAG